Below is a genomic region from Candidatus Baltobacteraceae bacterium.
CGATTGCAAGGTATGCAAGCACCGGTTTCGTTTCGACCATCTCAAAAATCCGCACCAATGCCCCGATTGCGGAAGCAAAGACAGCTTCACCGAACCGCGCAATTTCAATTTGATGATGCAGACTCAAGTGGGCCCGATGGAAGATACGGCTTCGATTGCGTATCTGCGGCCCGAGACGGCGCAAGGCATCTTCGTCAATTTCAAAAATGTCTATCAAACGGCACGCAAACGGCCGCCGTTCGGCATCGCCCAGATCGGAAAGTCGTTTCGCAACGAGATCACGCCGGGAAATTTCACCTATCGCGTGCGCGAGTTCGAGCAAGCCGAACTCGAGTATTTCGTGCCGGACGACGGCAATGATTTGCGCGCGTTTTCCGAATGGGTCGATCGGCGAAAGGCCTGGTATTCGCAGTACGGCATCAAGCCCGACCGTCTACGCTTCTATGAACTCACGCCGCAGGAGCGACCGCACTACGCCAAAGCGGGCACGGACGTCGAATACCTCTTTCCGTGGGGCTGGGGCGAACTCGAGTCGATCGCGCATCGCGGCACTTACGATCTCGACGCGCACATGGCGCTCTCCGGCAAGGATCTGCGCTACTACGATGAGGCGAGCAAGACCCACTACACGCCGATTTTGATCGAGAGCTCGGCGGGCGTCGACCGCACGACGCTCACGATGCTGATCGACGCCTACGAACGCGAGAATAGCGTGGATCCGAACGGAAAAGAGACCGAACGCACGGTCCTTCGATTCCACCCCTTCATTGCGCCGGTCCAGGTGGCGGTGTTCTCGCTGGCGCGGAACAGGCCCGAACTCGTCGAGCGGGCGCGAGCGATCGAATCGGCGCTCCGCCCTCGGTACCGCACGCAGTACGATGAGGGCAATATCGGTCAACTGTATCGCCGTCAAGACGAGATCGGCACGCCGTTGTGCGTAACCGTCGACTTCGATACGCCGGCCGACGGAACGGTGACGGTTCGCAACCGTGATTCGATGCGGCAGGAGCGCGTCGGCGCGGAAGCGCTCGAAGGATATCTGGGTACACTGCTGCGGTAGATGAGGGGATAGTCACGTGGCCACGATTGTGTCGACAAACTACATCTATTTCTTCGACGAGGGCGATGAGTCGATGATCGACCTCCTCGGCGGGAAGGGCGCGGGCTTGGCCGAGATGACGCGTGCCGGCCTTCCGGTGCCGCAGGGCTTTACGATCACGACGCAGGCGTGCTTGGAGTACTTCCGCGCCGGTCGAACCTACCCGCGGGGCCTCGATGAGCAAGTGCAGCGTTCGATGCGCGAGCTCGAAGCGCGGACCGGCAAGCGCTTCGGCGATGCTTCCGATCCGCTACTCGTTTCGGTGCGCAGCGGCGCGCGCGTCTCGATGCCGGGCATGATGGACACGATCCTCAACCTTGGGCTGAATGACGCAACCGTGCTCGGCTTGGCGAAGCTCTCCAACAACGAGCGTTTCGCGTGGGATGCCTATCGTCGCTTCATCATGATGTTCGGTGAGGTGGTGCTGGGCATCGAGAACGAGCGCTTCGACGAATTGATCGACCAGCGCAAGCGCGAAATCGGCGTCGAGAGCGACCCGCAAGTCGA
It encodes:
- a CDS encoding glycine--tRNA ligase; this translates as MDEISALAKRRGFIFQSSEIYGGINGFWDYGPLGAVLKRNVKEAWWRENVLLRDDVVAFDSSIIMHPLVWKASGHVDAFHDKLVDCKVCKHRFRFDHLKNPHQCPDCGSKDSFTEPRNFNLMMQTQVGPMEDTASIAYLRPETAQGIFVNFKNVYQTARKRPPFGIAQIGKSFRNEITPGNFTYRVREFEQAELEYFVPDDGNDLRAFSEWVDRRKAWYSQYGIKPDRLRFYELTPQERPHYAKAGTDVEYLFPWGWGELESIAHRGTYDLDAHMALSGKDLRYYDEASKTHYTPILIESSAGVDRTTLTMLIDAYERENSVDPNGKETERTVLRFHPFIAPVQVAVFSLARNRPELVERARAIESALRPRYRTQYDEGNIGQLYRRQDEIGTPLCVTVDFDTPADGTVTVRNRDSMRQERVGAEALEGYLGTLLR